ACTCCTCTGTGCTCAACATCTCTCACAGACCTGACAACTCCATTGTTGGAGAGATGACAGTGTATGAGCAATGCAAACACATGCCTGCTGTCCTCATTTGGTACATGTGCTTTCAGTTTATCAACATGTTCCTGGGCATACCTGCCAATTTCACTGTGCTGTGGCTCATTCACAAGAACaaagactcctcctcctcagataTCTTTATCTTTCAACTGGCAATATTAGATATGCTCTTCTGCCTCATCCCTCCTCTTGAACTGGCCAAACTAGTCTTCCTCAATACCAGCAGCATTTGGTACGTCCTGCGCTTCTTCTATGGCCTGAAAGACTCCTCACCACTGTTTCTTTCCTGCATCAGCTTGGACCGGTACGTAGCTGTGGTCCACCCCATCTTCTTCACTCAGCTCAAGGGCCGGCATCACAGAACAGTAGTGGCCATAGTGGTCTGGCTCATCATTTTGGCCTTTACTGCTGCTTATTGTGTAGACAAGATTCCCAACATTAATAAGGTCTTCCCAACAATTATATCtatatcatttgttttcatggtctTCTGCAAAATTGCCATTCTGTGGGTGCTGCGGCAGTCTGGGCCCGGCACAGATGAGATGCACCCTGTGAAGAAGAGAGCCTTCAAAATGGTCCTCATCATCCTGGCCATAACAGTGTTCCACTACCTTCCATTTGTGGCACTGTTCCCCTTAGAGAAATATTACTCTTCTGACGTGTTTCAATGCTATATCGACTACTTGGCTTTCGGCTTGATGAATTTCAGCAGTAGCACTCAACCGATGCTCTACCTCTCCAAGGAAAAGATGCCACAGAGCCTCAACTGCTGTCACAGCTGCACCACTCATTTACAATAGGCCCACATGAAAGGTTCCTATATTAAAGTTAATCTACGAATGTACTCATGTggtacaatacaatacaaaaataatatatttaaattgttttgatttaaatattgattaattttggatttctgattttttttacacaaatttcTCCAAGTATCaccactttcaaaataaactacgTATACACAGTTACCACAGttcacttaaaggtccagtgtttaacaATAAGTCACTGGAAAACATTTCGTATGGAATGCACGCTCTGTGTGGTTTGTCTATTTgggctgttgtagaaacatggcggcacaagaCAGCAGCAAGGCCATTGTTCTAAGGCTACGTAAAAACAGAAGGTTTTTATTTGACAGCAGTTACACTTATGCAAACATATTTACGCATAGTATATCCATTTCTGCAAATAAACCTTCCTAATGTCAAAACTGTTTTTATGGGGTCTCTGTGGGAGCAAATGAGAATCTCAACTCCTTCATCCCCTCTGTTTTTATCTAAAGGTCTGAACTTTAAATCTTGTGGCATGTTTCACTTCTTTACACAATTTATACACATGACTGCATAAATACAATAGGACAACTAATTTATGTCTTAACACCAATATTTCAAAACCCAAGCCATTTTTAGATTTCACACAAATAATGCATATAGGTCATGTTATTTCAGCGTCCTGCTTTGGCTGTATACGGtttgctttttcagcttctacaTATAGTGAGACACTTCAGGTCCAGGTTCTCAAAGCAATTGGTCTTTACAAAAAGTCTGTATCCCCATGTCACATGTAAATTGTATTGTAAGTCTGTATTTCCTTTCACTGATGCATGTTTTCTCACATCTATTTTAAGGTTCTTGGTTTACTGCATTTCTTTCTACATTTAGCCTTCAACTGCTGTCAGATTCACGTATTAACAATACGTGTCAATAAAGCTTCATCTTATCAACAGTCAACTTTAACTTGCTTACAGTGTGCTTATCAgtttaaatttcacaaatcaTCCCACAATTTGTTTTGAACCAATCACCCTTTAGTATATGGAAAGACACATTTTGGTCATAAAGTGCCCCCTGTGTTGAGAAACACcttctggacacacacactcatgtgcaTCCGTAGTGAACAGACTTAGTTTTTCCTGACTTACCTAGGAAATAATGACAAAGACGGTGTTTTTGAATTGTACTGAACCTTTTAAACTCCTGCACAAGTAtgtaaagaaaagtaaaaacatttctcGGATTATATGTTCTCTTTAATTTAgacacaaatcacacaaaagTAACATACAATAAGTTCCTAGTAGCAAACACTCAGTTTAATATACATTGCTATGCAAAAAGTAGCCTTATGATTGTGGATGAGATGCGTCACTCCTGCATGTGTCTGTTGTACACCATTCATAAGAAAAGCCTAAAGCTAAACAACTAGAAGTTGATATTATTTTGTGAAGGTGGCttaaaaacaatgcatttaggaTCGAGAGCTGGTCAATCAATAGTGAATACTCACATTCACATTGGAAACAGTAGATCAGACCCGACCGTTAAAGCTTTATACAGCATTATAGTCACAGTTGCCGTAATTCTCAGTCTTTATCCATTAAGAATCTTCtaaaactttattattttgCACTCAAACTTTCAGCAAGGCATTACAAAAAGTCTGTATCTCCATGTTACACATGCATTGTAAGTCTGTATTTCATTTCAATGACATATTATACATGCACATAAACAGTCAGTATGAATTTGTAACGCTACACATGAATATGCACATTATATGTATAATACACGTGATTTCTCTTATCTATTTGTAGACTGTCATTTTACTGTATTTCTTTCGACATTTAGCCTTCAACTGCTGTCAAATTCACTCTAAATAAATATCAATCAAGATTAAACTtatctcattttcttttctgtcaacTTTGACTTGGTTACAGTTTGACTTTAgtttaaatttcacaaatcaTCCCTGCAATTTGTTTGCCCCTAACTTAAGCTATTTCTTATGCATTATTTGAACTAAATATCTGTGATCTGCGGGAGAACCATCTGCTCCACTGACGGAGTGATATGTCACTGTTTGGACCAATCATCCTTTAGTACAGAGTTCTCCATCTTAATTACTAACACCGTCaattttaatattgtgtgaGAACTTCAGTCCTGCTTTAGAGAGTTACCAGTATTTGCATAATAGCACAGATATTATTAGTTTGCACGTATGTGGGAAACAAGGTGTTGTCTGTAGTCAGGATGTGCATATGCTGTTCATATCACCTTTAGGTACAGCGATAGTGGGATCTGCCGGTTGTCAACCTGGTGGAAACATAGTGAAACAATCCTACAAGACTTTTAATGGCAAGATCAACATTAAGTTTGGCTCACACAAATGCTCTTTGAAGGGGACAAGAAAATGGCTGAGGAGTCTGCGATGTGTCAGTGACACTTAACTAAGGTAAGAGGTTTCGTTTACTACACAAAACTGCATAGTATTCAATCTGAATTGGAGAAGGCAACAAAGGgcttctcaatcctggtcctgtaGACCCACTGCCCTgaatgttttagatgttttcctgctccaacacacctcattcaaataaatggatCATTAGGCTTTTTCAGTGCTTGATgatgagctgactatttgaatcaggtgtgttggagcaggggaaacaaatgcaggacagtgggtccACAGGAAAAGagttgagaaacactgctctaaCTACTTTAGATAATTAAATTGTGTGTTGTATATAAatcataatatttaaataatcacaGTTGCAAATGATATATGGTGAAATATAACAATAGCCTACTTATATTTATCAGTATGATTTACTAGCACAGACATTtctgaaaataaagttgtatagaaccaaaaaaacaaagatccTATATAAGCAACTGAATAACATAGAATGGATGttgataccaggtctgaatgagggcctttatgaatgtttttaacaacagaatctggtgtgtgtttgtttgacagatCTCTGTTCCCGAGACAACCATTGATCTCGTGTTCATGGAGGGCACATACATGAACTCCTCTGTGCTCAACATCTCTCACAGACCCGACAACTCCACTGTTGGAGAGATGACAGTGTATGAGCAATGCAAACACATGCCTGCTGTCCTCATTTGGTACTTGTGCTTTCAGTTTATCAACATGTTCCTGGGCATACCTGCCAATCTCACCGTGCTGTGGCTCATCCACAAGAACaaagactcctcctcctcagataTCTTTATCTTTCAACTGGCAATATTAGATATGCTCTTCTGCCTCATCCCTCCTCTTGAACTGGCCAACCTAGTCTTCCTCAATACCAGCAGCATTAGGTACATCCTGCGCTTCTTCTACGGCCTGAAAGACTTCTCACCACTGTTTCTTTCCTGCATCAGCTTGGACCGGTACGTAGCTGTGGTCCACCCCATCTTCTTCTTAACTCAGCTCAAGGGCCGGCATCACAGAACAGTAGTGGCCATAGTGGTCTGGCTCATCATTTTGGCCTGTACTGCTGCTTATTGTGTAGACAAGATTCCCAACTTTATTAAGGTCTTCCGAGCAATGATATctataacatttgttttcatggtctTCTGCAACATTGCCATTCTGTGGGTGCTGCGGCAGTCTGTGCCCGGCACGGATGAGATGCACCCTGTGAAGAAGAGAGCCTTCAAAATGGTCCTCATCATCCTGGCCATAACAGTGTTCCACTACCTTCCACCTGCGGCACTGTTCAACTTAGAGAAATATTACTCTCCTGACGTGTTTCAATGCTATATTAACTTCTTGGCTTTCAGCTTGATGAATTTCAGCAGTAGCACTCAACCGATGCTCTACCTCTCCAAGGAAAAGATGCCACAGAGCCTCAACTGCTGTCACAGCTGCACCCCTCATTTACAATAGGCCCACATGAAAGGTTCCTATATTAAAGTTAATCTACGAATGTACTCATGTggtacaatacaatacaaaaataatatatttaaattgttttgatttaaacacTGATTAATTTTGgatttcggattttttttacacaacttTCTCCAAGTATCaccactttcaaaataaactacgTATACACAGTTACCACAGTTCACTTAAAGGTCTAGTGTTTAACAATAAGTCACTGGAAAACATTTCGTATGGAATGCACGCTCTGTGTGGTTTGTCTATTTgggctgttgtagaaacatggcggcacaagaCAGCAGCAAGGCCATTGTTCTAAGGCTACGTAAAAACAGAAGGTTTTTATTTGACAGCAGTTACACACTTATGCAAACATATTTACGCATAGTATATCCATTTCTGCAAATAAACCTTCCTAATGTCAAAACTGTTTTTATGGGGTCTCTGTGGGAGCAAATGAGAATCTCAACTCCTTCATCCCCTCTGTTTTTATCTAAAGGTCTGAACTTTAAATCTTGTGGCATGTTTCACTTCTTTACACAATTTATACACATGACTGCATAAATACAATAGGACAACTAATTTATGTCTTAACACCAATATTTCAAAACCCAAGCCATTTTTAGATTTCACACAAATAATGCATATAGGTCAAGTTATTTCTGCGTCCTGCTTTGGCTGTATACGGtttgctttttcagcttctacaTATAGTGAGACACTTCAGGTCCAGGTTCTCAAAGCAATGGGTCTTTACAAAAAGTCTGTATCCCCATGTCACATGTAAATTGTATTGTAAGTCTGTATTTCCTTTCACTGATGCATGTTTTCTCACAACTATTTTTAGGTTCTTGGTTTACTGCATTTCTTTCTACTTTTAGCCTTCAACTGCTGTCAGATTCACAATAGGTGTCAATAAAGCTTCATCTTATCAACAGTCAACTTTAACTTGCTTACAGTGTGCTTATCAgtttaaatttcacaaatcaTCCCACAATTTGTTTTGAACCAATCACCCTTTAGTATATGGAAAGACACATTTTGGTCATAAAGTGCCCCCTGTGTTGAGAAACACcttctggacacacacactcatgtgcaTCTGTAGTGAACAGACTTAGTTTTCCCTGACTTACCCAGGAAATAATGACAAAGACGGTGTTTTTGTATTGTACTGAACCTTTTTAACTCCTGCACAAGTAtgtaaagaaaagtaaaaacatttcttgGATTATATGTTCTCTTTAATTTAgacacaaatcacacaaaagTAACATACAATAAGTTCCTAGTAGCAAACACTCAGTTTAATATACATTGCTATGCAAAAAGTAGCCTTATGATTGTGGATGAGATGCGTCACTCCTGCATGTGTCTGTTGTACACCATTCATAAGAAAAGCCTAAAGCTAAACAACTAGAAGTTGATATTATTTTGTGAAGGTGGCttaaaaacaatgcatttaggaTCGAGAGCTGGTCAATCAATAGTGAATACTCACATTCACATTAGAAACAGTAGATCAGACCCGACCGTTAAAGCTTTATACAGCATTATAGTCACAGTTGCCGTAATTCTCAGTCTTTATCCATTAAGAATCTTCtaaaactttattattttgCACTCAAACTTTCAGCAAGGTGTGTTAACACACTTTGCCATAACCAAGCAGCATTTTATAAACAAATACTCTACCAACGTTTTGGTAACACAGCAAATTACCAAGTTATTTTAGGGCCCCATTTTCTaccaaaatgtaaaacaagtaTTAACTTTTACAGTATTGCtaaatatgatatgataaatTCAGCACAGGTGGAGGTGTATTGTTATAAATACAtgagacaataaaacatgatgcaTGAGGTCCAGACTGAATAGTAGATGAATGGattttaaagtgtaaaatgttttttggatGCCAAACCACTGCACCAAAATGTGTAATACTCTCAGACAGGATCTCACAACTCCTCATAGTTATCACAACAACTATTTTTTCTTCTGTCAAGAGGATCACACAGTTCATAGCAGAAATACAATATTCATAGGTATACATGAGGCTACAGTGACCCCAGCAGGGAAAATGCATCATATGTGCTGGAGCCTGGAGACTTGAATATGTTTACTAGATGTGGTCCAAAGCTTTAAAAAGCAGGTACGTTCTGAACCGCAGCTTCTTTTTGATTTAACTGCTAAAATTTCTGTCAGTGTCAGAGTGTCCCAGATGCTGGAGGTTGGACTGCGCTTCGCTCGCTCTGAGCCTTTAGCTCCTCGGCTGCGTGCACCTTCAAATGCTTTTTGAGAGAAGACTGGTCTGTGTAGCTCTTTCCACAGTGGCTGCAgaggaagactttttttttggtgtggaCCAGCTCGTGTCTCTTCAAATGCCCCGACCTGCTGAAGCTCTTGCTGCAGTATGAGCAGCTGTACTCCTTCTCTCCTGTGTGAGTCCTCTGGTGCAGCTTAAGGCTGCTTGCCACTGTAAACTTCTTGCCACACTCGTTGCAGCTGTAAGGTCTCTCTCCTGTGTGCATCCGCATGTGTATAGTGAGGTGGCCCGTCTGGCTGAAGGTCTTCTTACACAGCTTGCAGCTGTAGGGCCTCTCTCCAGTGTGAATCCTGTAATGAGTTTTGAGGTCACCCAAGCCATTGAACCTTTTCCCACACTGAGTGCAGCAGTATGGCTTCTCGCCTGTGTGGATCCTCTCATGTATGCGCAGGTTTCCTGCATTGCTGAATGTCTTGCCACACTCCTGGCAGCTGTAAGGCCTTTCCCCGGTGTGAGTCCGCAAGTGGACTTTGAGCTGGTTGGGCTCATTAAAGCGCTTACCACAGTGTGCGCAGCAATATGGTTTCTCTCCAGTGTGAATGCGTTTGTGTATCCTGAGCTGACTGGGATGGGCATAGGTTTTAGTGCAGATGTTGCAGCTATAGGGTCTTTCTCCAGTGTGGGTTCGCTTATGGGATTTGAGGAGGTCGGACCGACCAAAGCGTTTACCACAGTAGCTGCAGCTGTGGATCTTTTCCCTGCCTTTGGTCTTGTTGAGGATGGTGAGGGAGGTTTCTTGACTAACGGGATACTTGGGAGAGTGAATTAAATTGTCATGGCTTTCCATTACCTCGTCTGCAGGAAAAGCAGGAGAATCCTCTTCCTTACATGTCTCACCTTCTTCCTCCACACCCTGTCTGCTCACTCCCTCTGAATCTGTGTGTGATTCAAGGGAATATGTCAACTCCTGCTTCAATTGGTCCTTGGAGAAAGTGCCATTGTCACTGTATTGCACTTCTCCATTTTGATCCTCCTCTGGCTCTGTTTTAATGAGTTGTCCATCCGGTACGAAGCTGTCGGATACATTGGTGACTTTAACTTCACCATCTCTGACCCTGGAGTCTTGTTCAGGGTCTGAAGATGGCAGCAGAGGTGCATATTGATCCTGATGGTCACAAGAGACCTCTGTGCTCTCATGTTTCACTGGCCAGAGAAGAGATGAAGGCTGGGAGAGGTCAATAGCACTGTTTTCCTCCAGTCCAGGCTCTGCTTTCACAGATATCAAGGTTTCCTCTGATGCAATACTGACCTGTGATGTGTTGACATATGGTTCTTCTACCACGTGATTCCTCAGAAGagaaaaggaggcagaggaTACGCTCTCCCTCATCTTGTCCTTTTGCTTCCTTCTGCAGCTCTTCCTGTCACTGCTGCATATGGACATCTTGAACATGGCCTGGGTGGAGCTAACTGGAAGACTGTTCCACTCTGAGGCATTTTCCATGGAGTCACGCTCATGTACATCTGTCAAAAAGGCCCAAATAATGAACAAAACACAATAGACCTTTCACATTGCGACATGCATATACAAAATCAACAAATCACAAAGGATGTTTCAGGTTCTTAAGttgctaaataataataatatttctaaCTAATGGTCACTCACTGAATATAATGCAGGTGCTAATCAATACAAGTCATCATTCATATTTATTCAAACTATTATTTTTCATGACTCTTGATGAAAAACCAAGTTAGCTGAAGTGAAGTGAGTTTCTTCACtttcattaattattatttagaGATAGTTGCAGGCCAATGAATAATGCATTAATGTTTGTGGGGTACTAAACCTTTGTGAGGTACTAAACCACCTTGCTTTtcttaaattaaaacatgttaaaacataaaacacattgaTATTGTGATAGTAATATTTCCAAACTTATGATTTTAGTGTCAATACCAATTTTAATAGTACATAAAATTTTATGACTCCTCCCAGGTCATGCTTAGGTTTTAAAATAACTTGTTTCACGTGATCGGCAATCAATAAACcctaaatgaattaaatatgacacagaaaagcagcaaattGTTTCGTTTTAA
This Solea solea chromosome 19, fSolSol10.1, whole genome shotgun sequence DNA region includes the following protein-coding sequences:
- the LOC131446664 gene encoding proteinase-activated receptor 3-like, encoding MNSSVLNISHRPDNSIVGEMTVYEQCKHMPAVLIWYMCFQFINMFLGIPANFTVLWLIHKNKDSSSSDIFIFQLAILDMLFCLIPPLELAKLVFLNTSSIWYVLRFFYGLKDSSPLFLSCISLDRYVAVVHPIFFTQLKGRHHRTVVAIVVWLIILAFTAAYCVDKIPNINKVFPTIISISFVFMVFCKIAILWVLRQSGPGTDEMHPVKKRAFKMVLIILAITVFHYLPFVALFPLEKYYSSDVFQCYIDYLAFGLMNFSSSTQPMLYLSKEKMPQSLNCCHSCTTHLQ
- the LOC131446666 gene encoding proteinase-activated receptor 3-like produces the protein MNSSVLNISHRPDNSTVGEMTVYEQCKHMPAVLIWYLCFQFINMFLGIPANLTVLWLIHKNKDSSSSDIFIFQLAILDMLFCLIPPLELANLVFLNTSSIRYILRFFYGLKDFSPLFLSCISLDRYVAVVHPIFFLTQLKGRHHRTVVAIVVWLIILACTAAYCVDKIPNFIKVFRAMISITFVFMVFCNIAILWVLRQSVPGTDEMHPVKKRAFKMVLIILAITVFHYLPPAALFNLEKYYSPDVFQCYINFLAFSLMNFSSSTQPMLYLSKEKMPQSLNCCHSCTPHLQ
- the LOC131446170 gene encoding zinc finger protein 436; the protein is MSQSTDLKTFLESSLNEIFKATVSDILDSVDRTLSEYQGTIRRIECENEGLKRLLLEHKSRETATRDVHERDSMENASEWNSLPVSSTQAMFKMSICSSDRKSCRRKQKDKMRESVSSASFSLLRNHVVEEPYVNTSQVSIASEETLISVKAEPGLEENSAIDLSQPSSLLWPVKHESTEVSCDHQDQYAPLLPSSDPEQDSRVRDGEVKVTNVSDSFVPDGQLIKTEPEEDQNGEVQYSDNGTFSKDQLKQELTYSLESHTDSEGVSRQGVEEEGETCKEEDSPAFPADEVMESHDNLIHSPKYPVSQETSLTILNKTKGREKIHSCSYCGKRFGRSDLLKSHKRTHTGERPYSCNICTKTYAHPSQLRIHKRIHTGEKPYCCAHCGKRFNEPNQLKVHLRTHTGERPYSCQECGKTFSNAGNLRIHERIHTGEKPYCCTQCGKRFNGLGDLKTHYRIHTGERPYSCKLCKKTFSQTGHLTIHMRMHTGERPYSCNECGKKFTVASSLKLHQRTHTGEKEYSCSYCSKSFSRSGHLKRHELVHTKKKVFLCSHCGKSYTDQSSLKKHLKVHAAEELKAQSERSAVQPPASGTL